The following are encoded in a window of Paraburkholderia hospita genomic DNA:
- a CDS encoding TFIIB-type zinc ribbon-containing protein — protein MKCLVCKTPDLLMTERQNIEIDYCPTCRGVWLDRGELDKLLTQMQDTPEPDNRSNQVERDGRHGDRDGHQDQQWGRRNDSYHGDQRKHYDPRRKKKSLFDMFDFD, from the coding sequence ATGAAGTGCCTCGTTTGCAAGACCCCCGATCTGCTGATGACCGAACGTCAGAACATCGAGATCGACTATTGCCCGACGTGCCGTGGCGTATGGCTCGATCGCGGCGAACTGGACAAGCTGCTGACCCAGATGCAGGACACGCCCGAACCGGACAACAGAAGCAATCAGGTCGAGCGCGATGGGCGCCACGGCGACCGCGACGGCCATCAAGACCAGCAGTGGGGCCGGCGCAACGATTCTTACCACGGCGATCAGCGCAAGCACTACGATCCGCGCCGCAAGAAGAAGTCACTGTTCGATATGTTCGATTTCGACTGA